A window of Apium graveolens cultivar Ventura chromosome 8, ASM990537v1, whole genome shotgun sequence contains these coding sequences:
- the LOC141679824 gene encoding uncharacterized protein LOC141679824: MTSTGETPFKLAYGREAVLLIEVGSPSHRVINFNEVANEKGLRTNMELIDEVRDQAVEKIEKYKEKTRDHFSKKSRVKNFQVGDLVLRDTEASDPTNTEKPIPKWEGPYKVKEVLGPGTYKLLNMDGSEVPNTWHELGLRKFYQ; encoded by the coding sequence ATGACAAGCACCGGAGAGACTCCATTCAAACTAGCTTATGGCAGAGAAGCAGTGCTTCTTATTGAGGTGGGATCTCCTTCTCACAGGGTAATAAACTTTAATGAAGTAGCCAACGAAAAAGGACTCAGAACAAATATGGAGTTAATTGATGAGGTCCGGGACCAAGCTGTAGAAAAGATAGAGAAATACAAGGAGAAGACCAGGGATCATTTCAGTAAGAAGTCCAGAGTCAAAAATTTCCAAGTTGGAGACTTGGTTCTTCGAGACACAGAAGCATCAGATCCTACAAACACTGAAAAGCCAATACCaaaatgggaaggaccatacaaggtcaaagaAGTCCTGGGACCAGGAACCTACAAACTCCTGAACATGGATGGCTCAGAAGTCCCCAATACTTGGCATGAACTCGGACTAAGAAAGTTTTACCAATAA